Proteins encoded within one genomic window of Kibdelosporangium phytohabitans:
- a CDS encoding amidohydrolase family protein, with protein sequence MFPEPDLPARTDLTITGLTVVTMDPHLGDLVDATVTVESGVITAVTTGPSGDPDAVDGSGLIALPGFVDTHWHLWNSLLRGTVGDAPGRDYFSVKRGLGPHHDIEDFYWAARFALAEAVTAGITTVHNWDHNVRSPEDADVNVQAQLDAGIRGRFSYGPRDSTPSGEQMDLADLRAFLDRWPAGCTDGLLDFGVALRGPYRTPADVYRPEWTTARALGMPITMHCDRCLREAGCRSCGLTRLADEGLLGPDVQIVHAVHASPDDITALAETGTRVSLSPITELRTMGFPLVSELMAAGVPVSLSTDTLAMPTAPDVLTTLRAVEAVETARCGAGEVTPRRLLEMATIAGARDLGLDGVTGSITPGKRADLLLLDGSAANLLPTGDLAEALVRQGRATDIVTVMVDGRVLLENGRLVQASAQAAIDEADARRDALVARARAAGAWE encoded by the coding sequence ATGTTTCCTGAACCCGATCTGCCCGCACGGACGGACCTGACCATCACCGGGCTGACCGTGGTGACGATGGATCCGCACCTCGGCGATCTGGTCGACGCGACCGTGACGGTGGAATCCGGCGTGATCACCGCCGTCACCACCGGGCCGTCCGGCGATCCGGACGCCGTCGACGGCAGCGGGCTCATCGCGTTGCCCGGCTTCGTCGACACGCACTGGCACCTGTGGAACAGCCTGCTGCGCGGAACGGTCGGCGACGCACCCGGGCGCGACTACTTCTCGGTGAAGCGCGGCCTCGGGCCGCACCACGACATCGAGGACTTCTACTGGGCGGCGCGGTTCGCGCTCGCCGAAGCGGTCACCGCGGGCATCACGACCGTGCACAACTGGGACCACAACGTCCGCTCCCCCGAGGACGCCGACGTCAACGTGCAGGCGCAGCTCGACGCGGGCATCCGCGGCCGGTTCTCCTACGGCCCGCGCGATTCCACGCCGTCCGGTGAGCAGATGGACCTCGCCGACCTGCGAGCGTTCCTGGACCGCTGGCCCGCCGGGTGCACCGACGGGCTGCTCGACTTCGGCGTGGCGCTGCGGGGCCCGTACCGGACACCGGCGGACGTCTACCGTCCTGAGTGGACGACCGCACGCGCACTGGGCATGCCGATCACCATGCACTGCGACCGTTGCCTGCGCGAGGCAGGCTGCCGTTCGTGCGGCCTCACCAGGCTCGCCGACGAAGGCCTGCTGGGGCCGGACGTGCAGATCGTGCACGCCGTGCACGCCTCGCCGGACGACATCACCGCGCTGGCCGAGACCGGCACCCGGGTGTCGCTCAGCCCGATCACCGAGCTGCGCACGATGGGATTCCCACTGGTCAGCGAGCTGATGGCGGCGGGCGTGCCTGTGTCGCTGTCGACCGACACGCTCGCGATGCCGACGGCTCCGGACGTCCTCACCACGCTGCGGGCCGTGGAAGCGGTCGAGACAGCGCGGTGCGGGGCCGGGGAGGTCACGCCGCGCCGGCTGCTGGAGATGGCGACGATCGCCGGTGCGCGTGACCTCGGGCTCGACGGCGTGACCGGCTCGATCACCCCCGGCAAACGGGCCGACCTGCTGTTGCTCGACGGCTCGGCGGCGAACCTGCTGCCGACGGGCGACCTGGCCGAGGCACTGGTCCGGCAGGGCCGCGCCACGGACATCGTCACGGTCATGGTCGACGGCCGTGTGCTGCTGGAAAACGGTCGGCTCGTGCAGGCGTCGGCCCAGGCCGCGATCGACGAAGCCGACGCGCGACGGGATGCCCTCGTCGCCCGAGCCCGCGCCGCAGGCGCGTGGGAGTAA
- a CDS encoding RICIN domain-containing protein — translation MSPANLDGPWHIVNRHSGKCLAVNWASGDERAWVVQHTCEYNAPYNEDWYFDGSRIINRNSGKCLAINWGSHDERMVAVQLSCDNSAPQNWTREVLGNGYSHFVNGNSGKCLAINWASGDERAWAVQHTCEYNAPYNEEWLVTY, via the coding sequence GTGTCCCCGGCCAACCTCGATGGGCCGTGGCACATCGTGAATCGCCACAGTGGCAAGTGTCTGGCTGTCAACTGGGCCAGCGGGGACGAGCGGGCGTGGGTGGTGCAGCACACCTGTGAGTACAACGCGCCTTACAACGAGGACTGGTACTTCGACGGGTCGCGGATCATCAACCGCAACAGCGGCAAGTGTCTGGCCATCAACTGGGGGAGTCACGACGAGCGGATGGTCGCCGTTCAGCTCTCCTGCGACAATTCCGCGCCGCAGAACTGGACCAGGGAGGTTCTGGGCAACGGGTACTCGCACTTCGTCAATGGCAACAGTGGCAAGTGTCTTGCCATCAACTGGGCGAGTGGTGATGAGCGTGCTTGGGCTGTGCAGCACACGTGTGAGTACAACGCGCCGTACAACGAGGAATGGCTTGTCACCTACTGA
- a CDS encoding sulfite exporter TauE/SafE family protein, whose product MDTTWEFVVLAVVGLLAGAVNAVAGGGSMISFPALLAMGIPPVTANVTNSVAAVPGYLGGSIGYRAELTGQRHTIGRFALVSVAGASAGALTLLVVSADVFRAVVPWLLLAAAALLATQPWVATWAARRRAGQPGRAGMLSAQFVVAFYGGFFVAGLGIVMLAVLGLMLDDSTQRLNALKGVLSLIVGTVSAIAFAAFTSVAWGPVALLAVTGLVGGRLGVLAARRISPVALRWTVAAWGAAVAIALEVSRHVS is encoded by the coding sequence ATGGACACAACGTGGGAATTCGTCGTGCTGGCAGTCGTCGGGTTGCTCGCCGGTGCCGTGAACGCGGTGGCGGGCGGCGGTTCGATGATCTCGTTCCCCGCCTTGCTGGCGATGGGCATCCCGCCGGTCACCGCGAACGTCACCAACTCGGTCGCCGCCGTCCCGGGCTACCTCGGCGGCTCGATCGGGTATCGCGCCGAGCTGACCGGCCAGCGGCACACGATCGGGCGATTCGCCCTGGTCAGCGTCGCCGGCGCGAGCGCAGGCGCGTTGACTCTGCTGGTGGTGAGCGCGGACGTCTTCCGGGCAGTGGTGCCGTGGCTGCTGCTGGCCGCCGCCGCGCTGCTCGCGACCCAGCCATGGGTCGCCACGTGGGCCGCTCGCCGCCGCGCCGGGCAGCCGGGCCGCGCGGGGATGTTGTCGGCGCAGTTCGTGGTGGCGTTCTACGGCGGGTTCTTCGTCGCCGGGCTGGGAATCGTCATGCTCGCCGTGCTCGGCCTGATGCTCGACGACTCGACTCAACGGCTCAACGCGCTCAAGGGCGTGCTGTCACTGATCGTCGGCACGGTCTCGGCCATCGCCTTCGCGGCCTTCACGTCGGTCGCGTGGGGCCCTGTCGCGCTGCTCGCGGTCACGGGGCTGGTCGGCGGACGGCTCGGTGTCCTGGCGGCCCGGCGGATCTCCCCGGTCGCGCTCCGCTGGACGGTCGCCGCGTGGGGTGCGGCCGTCGCCATCGCCTTGGAGGTGAGCAGGCATGTTTCCTGA
- a CDS encoding sensor histidine kinase, whose product MPENRDAAKGRLRRLNNVMFLPLLAVSGALVVAMDSRTWWHVLVLSLGVLVAVVAFLRWAAGDILRVALPCMAVAAAVWTVGALVIGSGTAFYGIVLAGPLTIPQLPRHRGAAAVALVVFVAAVGAVRLLVAPGDVSATLIQFVLVPAGVTAVVTGLMFPNKRFYDIVADLEESRQREAELAVMRERMRFASDLHDIQGHTLHVVKLKVALAEKLVHTDAQRAARELREIHALVGDTITQTKELAYAQRELNLSAELENAKNLFEAAGIDVRVTRESEVDTRVSGLLGQVLRETTTNILRHAEAGQVRITLAQAGITIVNDGAPDAPLPELSGLATLMRRVADDGGELTVAQNDGNFVTAAAFPGTTSKDGR is encoded by the coding sequence ATGCCCGAGAACAGGGACGCGGCGAAGGGACGGCTGCGCAGGCTCAACAACGTGATGTTCCTGCCGCTGCTCGCTGTCTCCGGTGCGCTCGTGGTGGCGATGGATTCACGCACCTGGTGGCACGTGCTGGTGCTCAGCCTGGGTGTGCTGGTGGCCGTTGTGGCGTTCCTGCGCTGGGCCGCGGGCGACATCCTCCGTGTGGCGCTCCCCTGCATGGCGGTCGCCGCGGCAGTGTGGACAGTCGGCGCTCTGGTGATAGGCAGTGGCACAGCCTTCTACGGCATCGTGCTCGCCGGCCCCCTGACGATCCCGCAGCTGCCACGGCACAGGGGCGCGGCGGCTGTGGCGCTGGTCGTGTTCGTGGCCGCGGTGGGCGCGGTGCGGCTGCTGGTGGCGCCGGGTGACGTGTCCGCGACGCTGATCCAGTTCGTGCTCGTCCCCGCCGGTGTCACCGCGGTCGTGACCGGGCTCATGTTCCCCAACAAGAGGTTCTACGACATCGTCGCCGACCTCGAGGAATCACGGCAACGCGAAGCCGAGCTCGCCGTCATGCGCGAACGCATGCGGTTCGCCAGCGACCTGCACGACATCCAAGGCCATACACTGCACGTGGTGAAGCTGAAAGTCGCACTGGCCGAGAAACTGGTGCACACCGACGCGCAGCGAGCAGCGCGGGAACTGCGCGAGATCCACGCACTGGTCGGCGACACCATCACCCAGACGAAGGAACTCGCGTACGCGCAGCGGGAGCTCAACCTCTCCGCCGAGCTGGAGAACGCCAAGAACCTCTTCGAGGCCGCGGGCATCGACGTGCGCGTCACCCGGGAGTCCGAGGTGGACACACGGGTGAGCGGGCTGCTCGGCCAGGTCCTGCGGGAGACGACGACCAACATCCTGCGGCACGCCGAAGCCGGACAGGTGCGGATCACGCTCGCGCAGGCGGGTATCACCATCGTCAACGACGGTGCACCAGACGCCCCGCTCCCGGAACTCAGCGGGCTCGCGACCCTCATGCGCCGCGTCGCCGACGACGGAGGCGAACTGACCGTGGCGCAGAACGACGGCAATTTCGTGACCGCGGCGGCGTTTCCAGGCACGACCTCGAAGGACGGCCGATGA
- a CDS encoding ABC transporter ATP-binding protein, with protein MTSAPVIDVDRLNIRYGDFHAVRDLSFQVRRGELYALLGTNGAGKTSTLETVEGHRTATSGTVRVFGENPGDRRAVRPRMGIMLQESGFAPDLTVRESIRLIGKLTQRTDTVERVLGVVDLTRKANTKVSQLSGGEKRRLDFATAVYGAPELVFLDEPTTGLDIQSRDDLWGAVDRLREGGSTVVLTTHYLEEAQQRADRIGLMHQGTLHREGTVAELTRTLPAVITIAVPPTAPALPVRATPDGDGRFRIETFSLQKDLLGLLLWAQDHAVELTELAAGPTRLDDVFRSIGND; from the coding sequence ATGACTTCCGCACCAGTGATCGACGTTGACCGCCTGAACATCCGGTACGGCGACTTCCACGCCGTGCGGGACCTGTCATTCCAGGTGCGGCGCGGGGAACTCTACGCGCTGCTCGGCACGAACGGGGCGGGCAAGACCTCGACCCTGGAGACCGTCGAGGGTCACCGCACCGCCACATCGGGCACTGTGCGCGTGTTCGGCGAGAACCCGGGCGACCGGCGGGCTGTGCGCCCGCGGATGGGCATCATGCTGCAGGAAAGCGGCTTCGCGCCGGACCTGACAGTGCGCGAGTCGATCCGGCTGATCGGCAAGCTCACCCAGCGCACGGACACAGTCGAGCGCGTCCTCGGCGTCGTCGACCTGACCCGCAAGGCGAATACGAAGGTGTCCCAGCTCTCCGGTGGCGAGAAGCGGCGGCTGGACTTCGCCACCGCCGTGTACGGGGCGCCCGAGCTGGTGTTCCTCGACGAACCGACCACCGGCTTGGACATCCAGTCCCGCGACGATCTGTGGGGCGCGGTGGACAGGCTGCGGGAGGGCGGGTCCACCGTCGTGCTCACCACCCACTACCTGGAAGAGGCGCAGCAGCGCGCCGACCGCATCGGCCTGATGCACCAAGGCACTCTGCACCGGGAAGGCACAGTCGCGGAACTGACGCGCACGCTGCCTGCCGTGATCACCATCGCCGTGCCGCCCACCGCGCCCGCGCTGCCGGTGCGGGCCACGCCCGACGGTGACGGCCGGTTCCGCATCGAGACCTTCAGCCTGCAGAAGGACCTGCTCGGCTTGCTGCTGTGGGCGCAGGACCACGCGGTGGAGCTGACCGAACTGGCGGCCGGGCCGACGCGACTCGACGACGTCTTCCGTTCCATCGGCAACGACTAA
- a CDS encoding zinc-binding dehydrogenase, whose product MLGVTASAMATAAGAEVVVADPDPVRLAPAARFGAVDGQPAREAYDAALELSGHPAAVAQCVEALRIGGRAVLAGSVSAGPPVGIDPERAVRGPLTSTGVHNYRPADLVGGVAFLAEHHQRYPFADLVGPGHPLDRIDAAFTSDQRGVLRQAVVP is encoded by the coding sequence ATGCTCGGTGTGACCGCGAGCGCGATGGCCACCGCGGCGGGCGCTGAGGTCGTCGTGGCTGACCCTGATCCCGTGCGACTCGCTCCCGCTGCCCGGTTCGGCGCTGTCGACGGGCAACCCGCGCGCGAGGCGTACGACGCGGCGCTGGAACTTTCCGGGCATCCCGCCGCGGTCGCCCAATGCGTCGAGGCGCTGCGCATCGGTGGACGCGCGGTGCTCGCCGGTTCGGTTTCGGCTGGTCCGCCGGTCGGCATCGACCCGGAACGGGCGGTGCGCGGCCCGCTGACCAGCACGGGCGTGCACAACTACCGCCCGGCCGACCTGGTCGGCGGCGTCGCGTTCCTCGCTGAGCACCACCAGCGCTATCCGTTCGCCGACCTGGTCGGCCCCGGCCACCCGCTCGACCGTATCGACGCGGCGTTCACCAGCGACCAGCGTGGCGTGCTCCGGCAGGCAGTGGTGCCGTGA
- a CDS encoding GntR family transcriptional regulator, whose protein sequence is MRTRDAASSSADAVYTTLRFRFANADLAPGERLTEAALAQELGVSRTPIREALGRLQTDGLVVPAARGVAVATLTSDEIGHIYELRASLEGLAAAQAARQQAAGLIAPAVIRAVQEAADEVERAVEEGDAKQSARANMAFHRAFGGIPGNPFLEDALHRVWDRIAVSTVSNLADGDWAKTVLRQHQDICRAIVAGDADAARVAAEGHIHAAMRIYRAAH, encoded by the coding sequence GTGAGAACTCGCGACGCAGCGTCAAGCAGCGCGGACGCCGTGTACACCACACTGCGCTTTCGCTTCGCCAACGCAGACCTGGCTCCCGGCGAGCGCCTCACGGAGGCCGCCCTCGCCCAGGAGCTGGGAGTGAGCCGCACGCCGATCCGCGAAGCGCTGGGACGCCTGCAAACCGACGGCCTGGTCGTCCCGGCTGCGCGCGGTGTCGCCGTGGCGACGTTGACCAGCGACGAGATCGGGCACATCTACGAACTGCGTGCGTCCCTGGAAGGCTTGGCGGCGGCACAAGCGGCGCGGCAACAGGCAGCGGGTCTCATCGCCCCCGCCGTGATCCGTGCGGTCCAGGAAGCGGCCGACGAGGTTGAGCGGGCTGTCGAAGAAGGTGACGCCAAGCAGTCCGCGCGGGCGAACATGGCTTTCCACCGGGCGTTCGGTGGTATTCCGGGGAACCCGTTCCTGGAGGACGCTTTGCACCGGGTGTGGGACAGGATCGCCGTGTCGACTGTGTCCAACCTCGCCGACGGCGACTGGGCCAAGACTGTGCTCCGTCAGCACCAGGACATCTGTCGGGCCATCGTCGCGGGTGACGCGGACGCCGCCAGGGTTGCCGCTGAGGGGCACATTCATGCCGCTATGCGGATTTATCGTGCTGCGCACTGA
- a CDS encoding GOLPH3/VPS74 family protein, whose protein sequence is MTTREEGTTMLIVEDLLLLLLDDETGVPAGAGTLHHTLGGAVLVDLALAGRIDTDGNRPGLNGPTVLTVGDGPLADPLLQSAYDKVAERPRRVQPLLLDIGNGLWKTVTGRLTERGLVRRERRKVLGLFRTTTWPAADTQHEAELREKVRAVLEDGENTDARTAAVIALLSASGTLPAMHPSPKWSSEVIKRAKEFENGNWGAEAVSTAVTRTAAAIAASSAAVSVSVVTAVT, encoded by the coding sequence ATGACCACCCGGGAGGAAGGGACGACCATGCTGATCGTCGAAGACCTGTTGCTGTTGCTGCTCGACGACGAGACCGGAGTGCCCGCCGGAGCAGGCACCCTGCACCACACGCTCGGTGGCGCCGTCCTCGTGGATCTGGCGCTGGCAGGCCGGATCGACACCGACGGCAACCGCCCGGGACTCAACGGCCCCACAGTCCTCACGGTCGGGGACGGACCGCTGGCGGATCCCCTGTTGCAGTCGGCGTACGACAAGGTCGCCGAGCGTCCCCGCCGCGTCCAGCCCCTGCTGCTCGACATCGGCAACGGCCTGTGGAAGACCGTGACCGGCCGGCTGACCGAGCGTGGCCTGGTTCGCCGTGAACGCAGGAAAGTCCTGGGTCTGTTCCGCACCACCACCTGGCCGGCCGCTGACACCCAGCACGAAGCGGAACTGCGCGAGAAGGTGCGCGCGGTGCTGGAGGACGGCGAGAACACCGACGCCCGCACAGCCGCGGTGATCGCGTTGCTGTCGGCGAGCGGAACCCTGCCGGCAATGCACCCCAGCCCGAAGTGGTCGAGCGAGGTCATCAAGCGTGCCAAGGAGTTCGAGAACGGCAACTGGGGAGCCGAGGCGGTCAGCACCGCGGTGACCCGGACGGCTGCGGCGATCGCCGCGTCGAGCGCTGCCGTCTCGGTTTCCGTCGTCACCGCGGTCACCTAG
- a CDS encoding ABC transporter permease, producing MLPIALSELIQIFRNRLVLVTSFVMPVAVSAFFISQHELFAKIGSLGYIAAIVMFTVSAFGLYTTSVTTLASRRQNLFLKRLRSTAAGDASILTGLVLPVTVVATVQMIVILAVLGAVTGVPDNIGLLVAAVVSTVIMMIGLALATAGLTNSPEHAQVTTLPVSLGVIAVASWVGIAGTEQLTLLKRLLPGGSATELVMNAWNGGVAVTDSLLLLAPTVAWVVVAVALAARFFRWEPRR from the coding sequence ATGCTTCCCATCGCTCTGAGCGAGCTGATCCAGATCTTCCGCAACCGGCTGGTGCTGGTGACGAGCTTCGTCATGCCCGTCGCGGTCAGCGCGTTCTTCATCTCGCAGCACGAGCTGTTCGCCAAGATCGGCAGCCTCGGCTACATCGCGGCGATCGTGATGTTCACCGTGTCCGCGTTCGGCCTCTACACCACCTCGGTGACCACATTGGCCTCACGCAGGCAGAACCTGTTCCTGAAACGACTGCGCTCCACGGCGGCGGGTGACGCGAGCATCCTCACCGGACTCGTGCTGCCGGTCACCGTCGTCGCGACCGTGCAGATGATCGTGATCCTGGCGGTGCTCGGCGCGGTCACCGGTGTGCCGGACAACATCGGCCTGCTCGTGGCGGCGGTCGTCAGCACGGTGATCATGATGATCGGCCTGGCGCTGGCCACCGCGGGGCTGACGAACTCACCGGAACACGCCCAGGTGACCACGCTGCCCGTCAGCCTCGGCGTGATCGCCGTGGCCAGCTGGGTGGGGATCGCCGGGACAGAGCAGCTCACGCTGCTCAAGCGACTGCTGCCTGGTGGGTCCGCGACCGAACTGGTGATGAACGCGTGGAACGGCGGCGTGGCCGTGACCGACTCGCTGCTCCTGCTCGCGCCGACCGTGGCCTGGGTGGTCGTCGCGGTCGCGCTGGCCGCGAGGTTCTTCCGGTGGGAACCGCGCCGATGA
- a CDS encoding response regulator transcription factor has translation MTTVVLADDEALLRKALAALLPMEGEITVLAEADDGASAVRATLEHEPDVLVIDLEMPGVDGLGAVAEIRRTRPGQVILMLTRHARPGILRKALKLGVQGFVSKSADPAHITAVIATLHNGKRWIDPDISALAVVDDCPLTDREIDVLRATREGYSVADIATQLHLAEGTVRNYLSNAMQKTQTKTRHEAARYAREHDWL, from the coding sequence ATGACCACCGTCGTACTCGCTGACGACGAAGCCCTGCTCCGCAAGGCGTTGGCCGCGCTGCTGCCGATGGAGGGCGAGATCACCGTACTCGCCGAGGCGGACGACGGCGCGTCGGCCGTGCGGGCCACGCTGGAGCACGAACCCGACGTGCTCGTCATCGACCTGGAGATGCCCGGAGTGGACGGACTCGGCGCGGTCGCGGAGATCCGCCGCACGCGACCGGGTCAGGTGATCCTCATGCTCACCCGGCACGCCAGGCCGGGCATCCTCCGCAAGGCGCTGAAACTCGGCGTGCAGGGCTTCGTCAGCAAATCCGCGGACCCGGCGCACATCACAGCGGTCATCGCGACCCTGCACAACGGCAAGCGGTGGATCGACCCGGACATCTCGGCGCTCGCCGTCGTCGACGACTGCCCGCTCACCGACCGGGAGATCGACGTCCTGCGCGCCACCAGAGAAGGCTACTCGGTCGCCGACATCGCCACCCAGCTGCACCTGGCCGAGGGAACCGTGCGCAACTACCTTTCCAACGCGATGCAGAAAACCCAGACGAAGACACGGCACGAGGCCGCGCGATATGCCAGGGAACACGACTGGCTGTAA
- a CDS encoding Lrp/AsnC ligand binding domain-containing protein: MIPTWGGHARGPPELGHGSVRIGHRQRRHRPQAGRRAMAQMPEVGCAAAVTGPHDLHAVVQCRNLDNLFEFGTDRLGTPPGVETMEISPVLRQVKQIETRVDGDRLTDPLA; the protein is encoded by the coding sequence ATGATCCCGACGTGGGGCGGGCACGCCCGCGGTCCGCCGGAGCTCGGCCACGGCAGCGTCCGGATCGGACATCGGCAGCGTCGTCATCGTCCGCAGGCGGGTCGGCGCGCCATGGCGCAGATGCCCGAGGTGGGATGCGCCGCAGCGGTGACCGGACCGCACGACCTCCACGCTGTCGTCCAATGCCGCAACCTCGACAACCTCTTCGAGTTCGGCACCGATCGCCTCGGAACGCCGCCCGGCGTGGAAACCATGGAGATCAGTCCCGTCCTCCGCCAAGTCAAACAGATCGAGACCCGCGTGGACGGCGACCGCCTCACCGACCCGCTCGCCTGA
- a CDS encoding helix-turn-helix transcriptional regulator, with the protein MLEAIGMTPDEERVYRLVVGAFRAEPADIAERLGFGVDDVLEILQSLHTKGLITRVAPHEQRYVPTPPDVAFGPLLLRGQESLEWARNAVAELVEEYRGGARRRDPSQLVEVVSGKAAIRQQAVQLQLNAKFETRWFCRAGHVAMPSSENTEQFEAQARGVRYRVLYERELLEEPGMIESVAAGVRHGEEARSVATLPVRLGIADDSIALCPLVPYGDGVTEPTAALVRESNLLTALIALFESYWERASPLLVDQPDRVETDERFLLSLLVSGVTDKAIATQLQVSQRTVQRRISDLMRRANAHTRMQLAWEVSRRGWLRTQDPGLHEGWRPGSTGAVASG; encoded by the coding sequence GTGCTGGAAGCCATTGGGATGACACCGGACGAGGAACGGGTGTACCGGCTGGTCGTCGGGGCGTTCCGGGCTGAGCCCGCGGACATCGCCGAACGGCTCGGGTTCGGTGTGGACGACGTGCTGGAGATCCTGCAGTCGTTGCACACCAAAGGCCTGATCACGAGAGTCGCACCGCACGAGCAGCGGTACGTGCCGACGCCACCGGACGTCGCGTTCGGCCCGTTGCTGCTGCGCGGCCAGGAATCGCTGGAATGGGCGCGCAACGCCGTCGCCGAGCTGGTCGAGGAGTACCGGGGCGGCGCGCGCCGCCGTGACCCGTCCCAACTGGTGGAAGTGGTCAGCGGGAAGGCGGCGATCCGCCAGCAGGCGGTCCAGCTGCAGCTCAACGCCAAGTTCGAGACGCGGTGGTTCTGCCGGGCCGGTCACGTGGCCATGCCGTCGTCGGAGAACACCGAGCAGTTCGAGGCGCAGGCCAGGGGTGTGCGCTACCGCGTCCTGTACGAGCGGGAACTGCTGGAGGAACCCGGCATGATCGAGAGCGTCGCCGCGGGCGTCCGGCACGGTGAGGAAGCGCGTTCCGTGGCGACGCTGCCCGTGCGGCTCGGCATCGCCGACGACTCGATCGCGCTCTGCCCGCTGGTGCCTTACGGCGACGGCGTCACCGAGCCCACCGCCGCGCTGGTCAGGGAGAGCAACCTGCTCACGGCCCTGATCGCGTTGTTCGAGAGTTACTGGGAGCGGGCGTCGCCGTTGCTGGTCGACCAGCCGGACCGGGTCGAAACCGACGAACGGTTCCTGCTGTCGTTGCTGGTCAGCGGCGTCACCGACAAGGCGATCGCGACCCAGTTGCAGGTCAGCCAACGCACCGTGCAACGCCGGATCTCCGACTTGATGCGCCGCGCGAACGCGCACACCCGCATGCAGC
- a CDS encoding amidohydrolase family protein, with protein MVREAAYRGFGPDVELALATFGWGRHVEAGGAALRLILRGTFDRHPDLRVVRGHWGEMLLFAVDRADSLSNVATGLDRRVADYFRINIHITTSGMVTPRLQRHALGFTGADRILLSGDYPFHRLDPGTVTAFLGTLPGSEDRHKIAYANAEALYHLPGSPGEPV; from the coding sequence GTGGTCAGAGAAGCCGCATACCGAGGGTTCGGGCCGGACGTCGAACTCGCGCTCGCCACCTTCGGCTGGGGCCGGCACGTCGAGGCGGGAGGGGCGGCGCTGCGGCTGATCCTGCGCGGCACGTTCGACCGGCACCCGGACCTCCGGGTCGTGCGGGGGCACTGGGGCGAGATGCTGCTGTTCGCCGTCGACCGGGCCGACAGCCTCTCGAACGTCGCGACCGGCCTCGATCGCCGCGTCGCCGACTACTTCCGGATTAACATCCACATCACGACCAGCGGCATGGTGACGCCTCGCCTCCAGCGGCACGCGTTGGGCTTCACGGGCGCCGACCGGATCCTGCTTTCCGGCGACTACCCGTTCCACCGCTTGGATCCGGGGACCGTCACCGCCTTCCTCGGCACGCTCCCCGGCAGTGAAGACCGGCACAAGATCGCGTACGCCAACGCCGAAGCGCTCTACCACCTGCCGGGTTCTCCCGGCGAGCCCGTTTGA
- a CDS encoding NADP-dependent oxidoreductase has protein sequence MQAITVRDRDAGAGGLTLTDMPYPHAAENDVIVRVHAAGFTPGELAWPGTWTDRAGRDRTPSIPGHELSGVVAELGYGTTGLTVGQRVFGLTDWTRNGSLAEYTAVEARNLAPLAADIDHPVAAALPISGLTAWQGLFDHARLTLGQTLLVHGAAGGVGSIAVQLARDVGARVIGTGRADDRDVVLGLGAHTFFDLTADDWQQAGEVDVVFDVIGGDVLRRSAELVRAGGTLVTIAAPPTVQPENGRSVFFVVEPDRARLTDLAHRVRTGRLNPIVGEVRPLAETPSAFARRRRTPGKTIIQVTRD, from the coding sequence ATGCAGGCGATCACCGTACGGGACCGCGACGCGGGTGCAGGCGGTCTCACTCTTACCGACATGCCGTACCCGCACGCCGCTGAGAACGACGTCATCGTGCGCGTGCACGCCGCGGGCTTCACCCCCGGCGAACTCGCCTGGCCGGGAACGTGGACCGATCGCGCGGGCCGCGACCGGACACCCAGCATCCCCGGGCACGAACTGTCCGGTGTCGTGGCCGAACTCGGCTACGGAACCACCGGCCTCACTGTGGGACAACGGGTGTTCGGGCTGACCGACTGGACCCGCAACGGCTCGCTGGCCGAGTACACCGCCGTGGAAGCACGCAACCTCGCGCCGCTCGCGGCCGACATCGACCACCCCGTGGCCGCCGCGCTGCCCATCTCCGGCCTGACCGCGTGGCAGGGGCTGTTCGACCACGCACGGCTGACGCTCGGCCAGACCCTCCTCGTGCACGGGGCAGCGGGCGGTGTCGGCTCGATCGCCGTCCAGCTCGCTCGGGACGTGGGCGCTCGCGTGATCGGGACCGGCCGGGCCGACGACCGTGATGTCGTGCTCGGCCTCGGCGCGCACACCTTCTTCGACCTGACCGCCGACGACTGGCAGCAGGCAGGCGAGGTGGATGTGGTGTTCGACGTCATCGGCGGCGACGTCCTGCGTCGATCGGCCGAACTGGTTCGCGCGGGCGGCACACTGGTCACCATCGCGGCGCCGCCGACCGTGCAGCCCGAGAACGGGCGATCCGTCTTCTTCGTCGTCGAGCCCGATCGTGCCCGGCTGACCGACCTCGCCCACCGTGTCCGGACCGGACGGCTCAACCCGATCGTCGGCGAGGTGCGCCCGCTCGCCGAAACGCCTTCCGCGTTCGCCCGGCGCCGCCGGACGCCCGGCAAGACGATCATTCAGGTCACGCGCGACTGA